Proteins encoded by one window of Candidatus Thermoplasmatota archaeon:
- a CDS encoding glutamine-hydrolyzing GMP synthase subunit GuaA, with amino-acid sequence MFDPEEFIEKQAEDLAAEVDGKAIIGVSGGVDSMVAAILMDRAIGERLFAVYVNNGFMRKNEDAEVGKAFDATGVKYRIV; translated from the coding sequence TTGTTCGATCCGGAGGAGTTCATCGAAAAGCAGGCCGAGGACCTGGCGGCAGAGGTGGATGGGAAGGCCATAATAGGCGTCTCTGGGGGCGTGGACAGCATGGTCGCCGCAATCCTCATGGACCGCGCGATAGGCGAGCGGCTTTTCGCGGTTTACGTCAACAATGGGTTCATGCGCAAGAACGAGGACGCTGAGGTCGGCAAGGCTTTCGACGCGACCGGGGTGAAGTACAGAATCGTG